The region GTGATCCCGACGTAGAGCTCGTTCGTGAAGTCGACCGCTTCCTCGACGAGAACCTGGTCCACGTGGTAGCCCTTCAGGTCCATTCCGAGGATGGAGTCGGCCGCCTCGTGGGCCTCGTCCTCGTCCTCGGCGAGCTTGATCCCGCCGGCCTTGCCGCGACCGCCGACCTGTACCTGCGCTTTGACTGCGACCGGATACCCGATCTCCTCGGCCGCGGCGACGACGCCGTCGACGTCGGACGCGAGCTGCGAGTCCGGCGTCGGCACCCCGGCATCGGCGAAGACCTGCTTCGCCTGGTACTCGTGTAATTTCATACCATTCGAACGGCCGTTCCGACCTTGCTTAAATCCTGCCAGTTTCCACTCGCCGCGGGCGTTCCATCGACGCACATTAACGACACAGGCGGTGGAACTGCTGTACCGTTTCCGTATTGGCTTCCTATGTGTGGATTCTAAACTGAAGTAGGATGTGAACTAACCGCACGTTCGAACTCGGCCCCGTCACGTCGTCACGAGTGGTCGATTTTCAAGCTGAGATCGCAGCGATCGATCGCCGAACGCCGATGGGGGCCGGCACAGCATTCAAAGTTCGCCTCTCCCTAGGAGCGACACGAGGCTTCCCTCTGTGAACAACCCTACCGCAACGCGTCGGACGACAGGGTGGGCGTCGTCGATCACGGCCGTCCTCCGCTTTCTGATTCACAGTAACCTCTTTATCTCGCTGGCGACGGTCAGCGTCGCCGTCACGACGATCCGCCTGGCGAACCTCCCGCTCGAGCCGCTGCCGCTTTTCATCGTCTTCGCGGCCACGATGTTCGTCTACACCGTCAACCGTTTCACCGACATCGAGGAGGACGAGCAAAACGTCCCGCGGCGCGCGGCGTTTACGAGGCGCTATGGCCGGTACTGGCTGACCGCCGGCGTCGCGCTCTACGTCGCCGCGATCGGGGCCGCGATCGCGCTCGGCCTCCCCGGAGTCGCATATCTGCTCCTGCCGCTCGCGGTCGTGTTGCTGTACTCCGTCGGCGGCGTCAAGCAGTTCTTCCTCGTGAAAAACCTCGTCGTTGGCCTCGCCTGGGGCGCGATTCCGCTGGGCGTCGGCTACTACTACGCCCAACTCCGGACGCTCGAGGTCCTGTTCCTGTTCGTCTACGTCACGGCCATGATCACGATCGCCGCGGTGATCTTCGACGTAAAAGACATCGAGGGCGACCGCGCTGAAGGGATCCCGACGGTTCCGAACCTGTTCGGGCCGGAGTGGACCCGCGTCGGTTCGCTGATCGCCACCGTCGCCGTCGCCGCAGCGGTCGTCACCCTCGTGGCGACCGGCGCGCTGCCGTGGGAGTACCTGGTCGTGCTCGCGATGAACGCCTACGTCTGCGCGTACATTCCCTTCGCAACGCCGGACCGCGGCCCGCTGTACTACGGGTTCGTCGTCGACGGCGAACACGTCTTCCTCGCGGCCGTCGTTTTGACGCTCGAGTGGCTGGTCTGGTAACTACCGCAGCGGTCGGTAGCGCCGCGGAGATGCAGCGCTTGCGTTCC is a window of Natrinema salifodinae DNA encoding:
- a CDS encoding UbiA family prenyltransferase, yielding MNNPTATRRTTGWASSITAVLRFLIHSNLFISLATVSVAVTTIRLANLPLEPLPLFIVFAATMFVYTVNRFTDIEEDEQNVPRRAAFTRRYGRYWLTAGVALYVAAIGAAIALGLPGVAYLLLPLAVVLLYSVGGVKQFFLVKNLVVGLAWGAIPLGVGYYYAQLRTLEVLFLFVYVTAMITIAAVIFDVKDIEGDRAEGIPTVPNLFGPEWTRVGSLIATVAVAAAVVTLVATGALPWEYLVVLAMNAYVCAYIPFATPDRGPLYYGFVVDGEHVFLAAVVLTLEWLVW